The following proteins are encoded in a genomic region of Arvicanthis niloticus isolate mArvNil1 chromosome 21, mArvNil1.pat.X, whole genome shotgun sequence:
- the Pfkfb4 gene encoding 6-phosphofructo-2-kinase/fructose-2,6-bisphosphatase 4 isoform X5: MIFNFGEQNGYKTFFVESICVDPEVIAANIVQVKLGSPDYVNRDSDEATEDFMRRVECYENSYESLDEDLDRDLSYIKIMDVGQSYVVNRVADHIQSRIVYYLMNIHVTPRSIYLCRHGESELNLKGRIGGDPGLSPRGREFSKHLAQFISDQNIKDLKVWTSQMKRTIQTAEALSVPYEQWKVLNEIDAGVCEEMTYEEIQDHYPLEFALRDQDKYRYRYPKGESYEDLVQRLEPVIMELERQENVLVICHQAVMRCLLAYFLDKAAEELPYLKCPLHTVLKLTPVAYGCKMESIFLNVAAVNTHRDRPQNVDISRPSEEALVTVPAHQ; the protein is encoded by the exons ATGATCTTTAACTTTGGAGAACAGAATGGCTACAAG ACCTTCTTCGTGGAGTCTATCTGTGTGGATCCTGAGGTCATTGCTGCCAACATTGTG CAAGTGAAGTTGGGCAGCCCTGACTACGTCAACCGAGACAGCGACGAAGCCACTGAAGACTTCATGAGGCGTGTTGAATGCTATGAAAACTCATATGAGTCGCTGGATGAAGACCTGGACAG GGATCTGTCCTACATCAAGATCATGGACGTGGGACAGAGCTATGTGGTGAACCGTGTTGCTGACCACATCCAGAGTCGGATTGTTTATTACCTCATGAACATCCATGTGACACCCCGCTCCATCTACCTCTGCCGGCATGGGGAGAGTGAACTCAACCTCAAGGGCCGGATTGGTGGGGATCCTGGACTATCTCCCCGGGGCCGggag TTTTCCAAGCATCTGGCTCAGTTCATCAGTGACCAGAACATCAAGGATCTGAAGGTCTGGACAAGCCAGATGAAGAGGACGATCCAGACAGCCGAGGCGCTGAGTGTCCCTTATGAGCAGTGGAAGGTCCTCAATGAGATTGACGCG GGTGTCTGTGAGGAGATGACTTACGAAGAAATCCAGGATCACTATCCGCTGGAGTTTGCCCTGAGGGATCAGGACAAGTACCGGTACCGGTACCCGAAGGGTGAG TCCTATGAAGACCTAGTGCAGCGACTGGAGCCCGTGATCATGGAACTGGAGAGACAGGAGAACGTGCTGGTCATTTGCCACCAGGCTGTGATGCGCTGCCTCCTGGCCTACTTCCTTGACAAGGCAGCTG AAGAGCTGCCCTACCTCAAGTGCCCCTTGCACACAGTCCTGAAGCTCACACCTGTGGCTTATG GTTGTAAAATGGAGTCCATATTCCTGAATGTGGCAGCCGTGAACACACACCGAGACAGACCTCAG AATGTAGACATATCCAGGCCTTCAGAGGAAGCCCTTGTCACAGTCCCTGCTCACCAATGA